The proteins below are encoded in one region of Buttiauxella gaviniae:
- a CDS encoding EAL domain-containing protein gives MNSSASTSAAYTNKKWGLPLILPCLLYMLAQLLSSHRVFDDQILVVYDLRLAALSALLVLFGYRAVSGFFLLAIFTLLLRPEAEAYELFCYLTAALISHSLYFRYTGWRSAASFGRIQLTTKRILWLCVCNTLLSIAFKEMVYWFTEINFQPGKILPDIFCADTLLRIQGVMNGCVTGIPLFYTVLRIISRPKYALTCFRTMRSQFSGNVGLLGFIVWSLLLLTLMVCLNIPDQSNIFFTFYSLMLIFPLMLWSAVRIGYVFTCPVWTIMMIVLAKNNANYIALTDDFLLHQMLVSTAIFIFTLTIVIMGVLARFNTLRFEQLLNMGLTDPMTNMPNLRALKADIKASPDSTVCLIQVPEMELFSRRYGLHFRARYQKKLAENLREKLNSDEKVYYHAGFGLLLKLEQPTWGRLSILYKAANTFRYTHNNQQLGFRSGLGYCRATQFCNDVYSLTGKLGIVSGLSLVNGKPENLEAQSSRMLESHIVGRTDIRTVLQKTLDNDAFVLMAQPIVSTRGEERYHEILLRMLDEEGRFIPPDRFLPVATDAGLAPDIDLWVIKNTLKNMQEYPERSFSINLAPVTVCRASFVHNVQLLLTQFGVDPHRIIFEITEADALSDTEQSQNTVRALKSLGCRVAIDDFGTGFSSHARLRDVSADILKIDGSFIREITENEVSHYIVESFCHVAKMKNMQVVAEYVENEKIQRCLERMNVDWLQGYHTGKPVPLLTLV, from the coding sequence TTGAACTCTTCAGCGAGCACCAGCGCAGCGTATACCAATAAAAAGTGGGGTTTACCGCTGATTCTCCCGTGCCTGCTGTACATGCTGGCGCAGTTGCTCAGCAGTCATCGCGTTTTCGATGACCAAATCCTTGTGGTTTATGACCTGCGATTAGCGGCGCTCTCTGCATTGCTGGTGTTGTTTGGCTACAGAGCGGTTTCCGGCTTTTTTCTTCTCGCCATCTTCACGCTGTTATTGCGCCCGGAAGCCGAAGCGTATGAGCTGTTTTGCTACCTGACTGCGGCGCTAATCAGCCACTCTCTTTATTTCCGTTACACCGGATGGCGCAGTGCCGCAAGTTTTGGGCGCATCCAGCTCACCACCAAAAGAATCCTTTGGCTGTGCGTCTGTAATACGCTGTTAAGCATCGCTTTTAAGGAAATGGTTTACTGGTTTACTGAAATTAATTTCCAGCCGGGCAAGATTTTACCGGACATTTTCTGCGCCGATACTTTGTTGAGAATTCAAGGGGTAATGAACGGCTGCGTCACCGGTATTCCTCTCTTTTATACCGTGTTGCGCATCATCTCCCGCCCTAAATATGCTTTAACCTGTTTCAGGACGATGAGATCCCAGTTTTCAGGAAACGTGGGCTTACTCGGCTTTATCGTCTGGTCACTGCTGCTGCTGACGCTGATGGTGTGCCTGAACATTCCTGACCAGAGCAATATCTTCTTCACCTTCTATAGCCTGATGCTGATTTTCCCGCTCATGCTGTGGAGTGCGGTGCGCATTGGCTATGTGTTTACCTGCCCGGTCTGGACGATAATGATGATCGTGCTGGCGAAGAACAACGCCAATTACATCGCATTAACCGATGATTTTCTGCTCCACCAGATGCTGGTATCCACGGCCATATTTATCTTCACGCTGACCATTGTCATCATGGGCGTGCTCGCCAGGTTCAACACCCTGCGTTTTGAACAGCTTCTGAATATGGGCCTGACCGACCCGATGACCAATATGCCCAATCTGCGGGCGCTGAAGGCGGATATTAAAGCCTCCCCTGACTCCACGGTGTGCCTGATTCAGGTGCCTGAGATGGAACTGTTTTCCCGCCGTTACGGCCTGCATTTTCGCGCCAGATACCAGAAGAAGCTGGCCGAAAACCTGCGCGAAAAACTCAATAGCGACGAGAAGGTTTACTACCATGCGGGCTTCGGGCTGTTGTTAAAACTTGAACAGCCGACGTGGGGGCGACTGAGCATTCTCTATAAAGCGGCCAATACGTTTCGCTATACCCATAACAATCAGCAGCTCGGGTTTCGCAGCGGCCTCGGATACTGCCGCGCCACTCAATTTTGCAATGACGTTTATAGCCTGACCGGCAAACTGGGGATCGTTTCCGGGCTTTCGCTGGTGAACGGCAAGCCTGAAAACCTCGAAGCACAGTCCAGCCGCATGCTCGAGAGCCATATCGTTGGCCGGACAGACATTCGTACGGTATTGCAAAAAACGCTTGATAACGACGCCTTTGTCTTAATGGCGCAGCCCATCGTCAGCACCCGTGGCGAAGAGCGTTATCACGAAATACTGCTCCGTATGCTCGATGAAGAGGGGCGCTTTATTCCCCCTGACCGCTTCCTGCCGGTGGCAACCGATGCGGGGCTTGCACCTGATATCGATCTTTGGGTGATTAAAAACACCTTAAAAAATATGCAGGAATATCCGGAGCGCAGTTTCTCTATCAACCTGGCGCCGGTTACGGTTTGCCGTGCCAGTTTTGTTCACAACGTTCAGTTACTGCTTACCCAGTTTGGCGTCGATCCGCATCGCATCATCTTTGAAATTACCGAAGCGGATGCGCTGTCAGATACCGAACAATCTCAGAATACGGTGCGCGCCCTGAAAAGCCTGGGATGCCGTGTGGCGATCGATGACTTTGGCACCGGCTTTTCAAGCCATGCCCGGTTAAGAGACGTGAGCGCGGATATTCTCAAAATAGACGGCTCGTTTATTCGGGAAATTACCGAGAACGAAGTCAGTCATTACATCGTTGAATCGTTCTGCCATGTTGCAAAAATGAAAAATATGCAGGTGGTCGCCGAGTATGTTGAAAACGAAAAAATTCAACGCTGTCTGGAAAGAATGAACGTGGACTGGCTTCAGGGTTATCACACCGGGAAGCCGGTGCCATTACTGACGTTGGTATGA
- a CDS encoding putative bifunctional diguanylate cyclase/phosphodiesterase, with amino-acid sequence MAKSFFSLKSVKGWHHSIAGKITQFLLAGILVAFGAGACAGWGLIDSFSYQQWVHQAEANAQIMTYIVRNVYTNVAVGTSPTGQITRIVSEHKLGDPDSVIQTGYNPVDVLALTSVQTRNPTWLFLYTPEKGFQGISNNSEAPEAKIHFKGEKATDVLVNYYIGFAAINGKECFISAVPILSPSGEILGSLISSIGDKSQLYAAYDAMLKKTLVILTLILLGTLALVTLFMRRLFRPVPLLINSLTRIAHEQTDLITPYLDQDDEIGKLAAAIEKLRVAMVERDYLQRMQDMSQKMEYMAHHDSLTGFPNRASFSQALDKCIREVNQNGQLFNLLLIDLDNFKPVNDTFGHTAGDEVLIGVAQRLSLLLGPMDFAARLGGDEFAILQSVKSDNCQEAAALSQKIVRALSIPFTYGTHSFAISCSVGIVTAPSQGNSATTLMINADLALYASKHSGRGCYHFFEDGMMMKHTNSVFVNQEIINGIDNNEFVLHYQPIIDLENETVCGYESLIRWNHPSKGLIYPDYFINIAEESGLIIRLGEWIIRESCMAAAKWPESIKVAVNVSAYQLHGPGLIDIIVDALKQSGLAANRLEIEVTESEKLDQSIALPVFNKIREMGISIAMDDLGTGYAALDYLLIYPFTRIKIARTLIMKLEQESASQYLVVMLIQFAQKYGMSVTAEGVETDQQRTILRRISCQNVQGYYYSRPLPEKDLEPTFGNKVKDGEVCDVT; translated from the coding sequence GTGGCTAAAAGTTTTTTCTCGCTTAAAAGCGTAAAAGGTTGGCACCATTCTATTGCAGGGAAAATCACCCAGTTTTTACTGGCGGGTATTCTTGTTGCATTTGGTGCAGGTGCGTGTGCCGGTTGGGGCCTAATAGACAGCTTCTCGTATCAACAATGGGTGCACCAGGCTGAAGCGAATGCTCAGATCATGACGTATATCGTCCGTAACGTTTACACCAACGTTGCCGTAGGAACCAGCCCAACCGGGCAGATCACCCGTATCGTCTCAGAACATAAATTGGGCGATCCGGATTCCGTTATTCAAACGGGCTATAACCCCGTCGACGTTTTGGCTCTGACCTCGGTTCAAACCCGTAACCCAACGTGGCTTTTCCTCTATACCCCGGAAAAAGGTTTCCAGGGCATCAGCAATAATTCCGAAGCGCCCGAAGCCAAAATTCACTTCAAAGGTGAAAAAGCGACCGATGTCCTGGTGAATTATTACATTGGCTTCGCAGCGATAAACGGCAAAGAGTGTTTCATTAGCGCCGTTCCTATCCTTTCTCCATCAGGTGAAATCTTAGGAAGTTTAATCAGCAGTATCGGTGACAAGAGCCAGCTCTACGCCGCGTATGACGCGATGCTCAAGAAAACCCTGGTGATTCTGACGTTGATTTTGCTCGGCACACTCGCGCTGGTGACGCTGTTTATGCGCCGCCTGTTCCGCCCGGTTCCGCTGCTGATTAACTCTTTGACGCGCATTGCGCATGAACAAACTGACTTGATTACCCCGTATTTAGATCAGGATGATGAAATCGGCAAGCTTGCCGCCGCCATTGAAAAACTCCGTGTCGCGATGGTGGAGCGTGATTACCTGCAACGTATGCAGGATATGTCGCAAAAAATGGAATACATGGCGCACCATGACTCCCTCACCGGTTTCCCGAACCGCGCCTCGTTTAGCCAGGCGCTGGATAAGTGCATCCGCGAAGTGAATCAGAACGGGCAGCTATTCAACCTGCTGCTTATCGATCTCGATAACTTTAAGCCGGTGAATGATACCTTCGGCCACACGGCGGGGGATGAGGTGCTGATCGGCGTCGCCCAGCGTCTTTCACTCCTGTTAGGCCCGATGGATTTTGCAGCACGTTTAGGCGGGGACGAATTTGCGATTTTGCAAAGCGTGAAGTCTGACAACTGCCAGGAAGCGGCTGCGCTGTCGCAGAAAATTGTGCGGGCGTTAAGTATTCCCTTCACCTACGGCACACATTCATTCGCCATCAGCTGTAGCGTGGGGATTGTTACCGCCCCTTCACAGGGCAATAGCGCCACCACGCTGATGATTAATGCCGACCTGGCACTGTATGCTTCAAAACACAGCGGACGCGGCTGCTACCACTTCTTTGAAGATGGCATGATGATGAAGCACACCAACAGCGTGTTCGTTAACCAGGAAATCATCAACGGCATTGATAACAACGAGTTTGTGCTGCACTACCAGCCAATTATCGACCTGGAAAATGAAACGGTTTGCGGCTACGAATCCCTTATTCGCTGGAATCATCCGAGCAAGGGTCTGATCTACCCTGACTACTTTATTAATATTGCCGAAGAGTCCGGGCTGATTATTCGTTTGGGTGAGTGGATTATTCGTGAGTCTTGTATGGCTGCCGCCAAATGGCCGGAATCAATCAAAGTCGCGGTTAACGTTTCGGCTTATCAATTACATGGCCCAGGCCTGATTGATATTATTGTTGATGCCCTAAAACAGAGCGGGCTTGCGGCAAATCGTCTGGAAATTGAAGTGACTGAATCGGAAAAACTGGATCAGTCGATAGCGCTGCCGGTCTTTAATAAAATTCGTGAAATGGGCATCTCTATTGCAATGGATGACCTGGGCACCGGTTACGCCGCGCTGGATTACCTGCTGATTTACCCGTTCACGCGAATTAAAATCGCGCGCACGCTGATTATGAAACTGGAGCAAGAAAGTGCCAGCCAATATCTGGTGGTGATGCTTATTCAGTTTGCGCAAAAATATGGCATGAGCGTTACCGCCGAAGGGGTTGAAACCGATCAACAGCGCACGATTTTGCGTCGTATCTCTTGTCAAAATGTACAGGGCTACTACTACAGCCGACCGTTGCCAGAAAAAGATCTGGAGCCAACATTTGGCAATAAAGTCAAAGACGGGGAAGTCTGTGATGTTACGTAA
- a CDS encoding amino acid ABC transporter substrate-binding protein, which translates to MLRNALVSKISCVAFLLMFLASTPCLAHGTHSKKTLEKIAETKTITLGYQDDAFPFSYVEAQQPAGYSIDICKKVVDAIKTKLKVKDLKVRWIKSSTASQFVLIKNHVADMMCIPAFYSDLRHQKAEFSLPYFFSSTRFITRKNNNIDTIEDLAGHSVLVKSGTLYVEQVHNINKKDDLNLNIELDNNNKSAFEEVQAGELPALISSAAILRGMAVLSPKPDELEISKDALSPPIPAGFLLPLEDSEFKSFLDVTMQAILTSKDFVALYQRWFQSPIPPKAVNLNLPMSASLKALITSTSNYAY; encoded by the coding sequence ATGTTACGTAACGCTTTGGTTAGCAAAATCTCATGCGTGGCTTTTCTGCTGATGTTTTTGGCAAGTACGCCGTGCCTGGCGCACGGTACACACAGCAAAAAAACCCTTGAGAAAATAGCCGAAACCAAGACCATTACCCTCGGCTACCAGGATGATGCTTTCCCGTTTTCCTATGTAGAAGCCCAACAACCGGCCGGTTATTCCATCGATATTTGCAAGAAAGTCGTGGATGCGATTAAAACTAAACTGAAGGTCAAAGACCTTAAAGTTCGCTGGATCAAAAGCAGCACTGCCTCTCAGTTTGTTTTAATCAAAAATCATGTCGCCGATATGATGTGCATTCCTGCATTTTATTCAGACCTGCGCCATCAAAAAGCCGAGTTCTCCCTGCCCTACTTCTTCTCCAGTACACGTTTTATCACGCGCAAAAATAACAATATCGACACCATCGAAGATTTGGCCGGGCACAGTGTATTAGTCAAAAGCGGTACGCTTTATGTTGAGCAAGTCCATAACATTAATAAAAAGGACGATCTCAATTTAAATATCGAGCTCGATAACAATAACAAATCGGCATTCGAAGAAGTCCAGGCCGGTGAATTACCCGCGTTGATTTCCAGCGCAGCTATTCTGCGAGGCATGGCGGTACTTTCACCCAAGCCCGATGAACTGGAAATTTCTAAAGATGCGTTAAGCCCGCCGATTCCGGCAGGTTTTTTACTCCCGCTTGAAGACAGCGAATTTAAAAGTTTCCTTGATGTGACGATGCAGGCGATTCTCACCAGCAAAGATTTCGTGGCGCTTTACCAGCGGTGGTTCCAGTCTCCGATCCCGCCGAAAGCCGTTAATCTTAATCTTCCTATGTCGGCGAGTCTCAAAGCACTGATTACATCTACATCGAATTATGCGTACTAA
- a CDS encoding transporter substrate-binding domain-containing protein, which produces MKKSFNCKIMLLFRSLALLSLIMMSYSLRATPVSPTFEHIKSSGTLNIGYRQLDPFSYKDQDGKITGYTITVCNMIAEELRLTLGLKKLAIHYIPVIFSQRINALNSNKIDMDCSVNTDAPERKNSVSFSIDYYVANMRVISLRKNNIQTLNDLKGHAVSVPRGSKDLLEVNKVNREKHLNLSIVTSDTVQDAFDMMVQHRTAAILLDDILAYPMINRSPHPEGFTVSKEVVGEKMKYAIMMRKQDPLFVAFINKTLENIFESPVNTQMTNKWLGQKIAVKKMHNN; this is translated from the coding sequence ATGAAAAAGTCATTTAACTGCAAAATCATGCTTTTATTCAGGTCGTTGGCGCTGTTATCCCTGATTATGATGTCGTACTCGCTGCGCGCCACGCCGGTTTCGCCGACGTTTGAACACATTAAATCAAGCGGTACCTTAAACATTGGTTATCGCCAGCTCGATCCCTTTTCCTATAAAGATCAGGATGGCAAAATCACCGGTTACACCATCACCGTGTGTAACATGATTGCTGAAGAGCTACGCCTGACGCTCGGCTTAAAAAAACTGGCGATTCATTATATTCCGGTTATTTTTTCCCAGCGGATCAATGCGCTAAACAGCAATAAAATCGATATGGACTGTAGCGTTAATACCGATGCGCCCGAAAGAAAAAACAGCGTCTCTTTCTCAATCGACTATTATGTCGCCAATATGCGCGTCATTTCTCTGCGTAAAAATAATATTCAAACGCTTAATGATTTAAAGGGCCATGCCGTGAGCGTGCCGCGCGGTTCTAAAGATTTGTTAGAGGTGAATAAAGTTAATCGTGAGAAACATCTCAACCTTTCGATTGTGACTTCAGATACAGTGCAGGATGCCTTTGATATGATGGTTCAGCACCGTACCGCCGCCATTTTGTTAGATGATATTCTGGCTTACCCCATGATAAACCGCAGTCCTCATCCTGAAGGTTTCACCGTTTCCAAAGAAGTGGTGGGTGAGAAAATGAAATATGCGATTATGATGAGAAAACAGGACCCGCTATTTGTCGCTTTTATCAACAAAACGCTTGAGAATATCTTTGAGTCGCCAGTAAATACTCAAATGACAAACAAGTGGTTGGGACAGAAGATCGCGGTAAAAAAGATGCATAACAACTAA
- the lapG gene encoding cysteine protease LapG, with the protein MLILLLAGSSLRAAWDFTTIQQRADALYGPASRDGENRINDWQQLLLQQRNQSENAQLNAVNRFFNQKLHYREDIDIWNAVDYWATPIESLRKGEADCEDYAIAKYFTLRQLGVSGEKLRITYVKALRLNRAHMVLTWYATPDAIPIVLDSLTDSLSPATQRSDLMPVYSFNDSGLWLPGSQNNKRVGDSKRLSRWQDVLKKMREEGFPIDE; encoded by the coding sequence GTGCTGATATTACTCCTGGCGGGGAGTTCATTACGTGCGGCCTGGGACTTCACCACCATTCAACAACGGGCCGATGCGCTTTATGGCCCTGCAAGTCGCGACGGCGAAAACCGGATCAATGACTGGCAGCAACTGTTACTCCAACAGCGCAATCAAAGTGAAAACGCACAATTAAACGCGGTAAACCGCTTTTTTAACCAAAAGCTGCACTATCGCGAAGATATTGATATCTGGAATGCGGTTGATTACTGGGCAACACCGATAGAGTCGCTGCGAAAAGGGGAGGCAGATTGTGAAGATTACGCAATCGCCAAATATTTCACACTACGTCAATTAGGTGTTTCAGGAGAAAAGCTGCGTATTACCTACGTTAAAGCCTTACGCCTTAACCGGGCGCATATGGTATTAACCTGGTATGCAACACCCGACGCCATTCCTATTGTACTGGACAGTTTGACAGACAGTCTCTCGCCTGCAACGCAGCGCTCTGACTTAATGCCTGTTTACTCCTTTAACGATAGCGGTCTGTGGTTGCCAGGAAGTCAGAATAATAAACGTGTCGGGGATAGTAAGCGCCTTTCTCGCTGGCAGGATGTATTGAAAAAAATGCGGGAAGAAGGTTTCCCGATTGATGAATAG
- the lapD gene encoding cyclic di-GMP receptor LapD, giving the protein MSLFKQLLIAIFLFMLIIFSGSFIVNLESSREQYNNQLLSHAQDAATALGLSLTPHVDDPAMIELMVSSIFDSGYYDAIRVIDQSNGKTILERTAASAIPEVPHWFVKLVNVSPQAGEATIMRGWQQAARVEVVSNPVFAIKRLWESTLANLLWMMACGVICILAGALLLRRQLRPLNYMVKQSQAITRREYLTQMDLPKTPELRRVVEAMNLMVTKLKSLFEDQAEHSERLHNEAYLDSQTGIANRRAFDLQMQTRLSDEETAPGYLLLLRIQDLGGLNQRFGGPHTDNLLKHVADMMTVAKNQYASADSIVARIRGGEFALLCPGVTHNEMLNLQHSLTQQLSAFYATGMSDINPVAHTGMVPFSSGDAPHALIVQADRALMEAETRTTHQTNDVPVPDSAAAEDQHLWFNRLENALNKELFQLFFQPVVDCKNPQKIIHYKVLSRIVDEDGNSITAGRFLPWIHRFGWSHRLDQVMLSLTLKQLKTYSGSLALSLSGHSLANEVTIKQLLTPLKMHPQLASRLILELDENQLPEPEQMEVFVKSLNQYGCRLGLQHFGSRFDMIGHFSQWGLAYLKIDSSYIRHIDVENDKRLFIDVLHNATNNIDLPLIAERVETEGELRVLQEVGIYGAMGQLLGEPAPF; this is encoded by the coding sequence GTGTCTCTTTTCAAACAGCTTCTTATAGCTATCTTTCTTTTTATGCTGATCATTTTCAGCGGTAGTTTTATTGTTAATCTCGAAAGTTCTCGCGAGCAATACAATAACCAGCTTCTTTCTCATGCGCAGGATGCGGCAACCGCATTGGGCTTGTCGTTAACGCCGCATGTTGACGATCCGGCGATGATTGAGCTGATGGTCAGCTCTATTTTTGATAGCGGTTATTACGACGCGATTCGCGTGATCGATCAGTCCAACGGCAAAACGATTCTTGAGCGCACCGCCGCCTCCGCTATTCCTGAAGTGCCTCACTGGTTTGTAAAACTGGTGAATGTCTCCCCGCAGGCCGGTGAAGCGACGATTATGCGTGGCTGGCAGCAGGCGGCGCGGGTTGAAGTCGTCAGTAATCCGGTCTTTGCGATTAAGCGCTTATGGGAAAGCACCCTGGCAAATCTGCTATGGATGATGGCCTGTGGGGTAATCTGTATTCTGGCAGGTGCCTTACTGTTACGCCGTCAGCTTCGTCCGCTCAATTATATGGTGAAGCAGTCCCAGGCCATTACGCGCCGTGAATATCTGACCCAAATGGACTTGCCGAAAACCCCTGAGCTGCGCCGCGTGGTTGAAGCCATGAACCTGATGGTCACCAAGCTGAAATCGCTGTTTGAAGACCAGGCCGAGCACAGTGAACGCCTCCACAACGAAGCTTATCTCGACAGCCAGACCGGGATTGCTAACCGCCGCGCCTTCGATTTGCAGATGCAGACTCGCCTGAGCGATGAAGAAACCGCGCCGGGCTATTTGCTGTTGCTACGTATTCAGGATTTGGGTGGTTTGAACCAACGCTTTGGCGGCCCGCATACCGATAACCTGTTAAAACACGTCGCCGACATGATGACCGTGGCGAAAAATCAGTATGCCAGCGCCGACAGCATCGTGGCCCGTATTCGCGGGGGCGAGTTCGCCCTGCTCTGCCCGGGTGTGACGCACAACGAAATGTTGAATCTGCAACACTCCCTGACCCAGCAGCTTTCCGCGTTTTACGCCACCGGCATGTCCGACATTAACCCTGTCGCACACACCGGCATGGTTCCGTTTAGCTCCGGCGATGCTCCGCACGCGCTTATCGTTCAGGCGGACCGCGCCTTGATGGAAGCAGAAACGCGTACCACACACCAAACTAACGATGTGCCCGTGCCTGACAGCGCTGCGGCAGAAGACCAGCATCTGTGGTTTAACCGTCTTGAGAACGCGCTGAATAAAGAGCTGTTCCAGCTATTCTTCCAGCCGGTCGTGGACTGTAAAAATCCGCAAAAAATCATTCATTACAAAGTACTGTCGCGCATCGTTGATGAAGACGGGAACAGCATTACGGCGGGCCGTTTCTTGCCGTGGATTCACCGATTTGGCTGGAGCCATCGCCTCGATCAGGTGATGTTGAGCCTGACGCTGAAACAGTTGAAAACCTATTCAGGTTCGTTGGCGCTCAGTTTGTCTGGTCATTCGCTTGCCAATGAAGTGACCATTAAGCAGTTGCTTACTCCATTGAAAATGCACCCGCAGCTCGCCAGCCGGTTAATTCTGGAGCTGGATGAGAATCAACTGCCAGAGCCAGAACAGATGGAAGTGTTTGTTAAATCGCTCAATCAGTATGGCTGTCGCCTGGGTCTGCAACACTTCGGTAGCCGCTTCGATATGATCGGCCACTTCTCGCAGTGGGGTCTGGCTTACCTGAAAATCGACTCCAGCTATATCCGCCATATTGATGTCGAAAATGATAAGCGTCTATTTATCGATGTGCTGCATAACGCCACCAACAACATTGATTTGCCGTTGATCGCCGAACGCGTTGAAACCGAAGGTGAATTGCGCGTTCTGCAGGAAGTGGGAATTTATGGGGCGATGGGTCAGTTGTTGGGTGAACCTGCGCCGTTTTGA
- a CDS encoding winged helix-turn-helix domain-containing protein yields the protein MAIFRIDNKYVFNDSTKEIKKLYSNKKLKLTFMRAQCLSYILSHAEDEIISKHSVSQVLWGEKSPFTSDASLTQALYLIRRDLKTIGIDDLFLTVPKLGVAVNKESLIEVLCDKPGKTRFKKTLSYIIFIAVFMLMTAGLAVFT from the coding sequence ATGGCTATTTTTCGCATTGATAATAAATACGTGTTTAATGATTCGACCAAAGAAATAAAGAAACTGTATAGCAATAAAAAGTTAAAGCTCACCTTTATGCGCGCGCAATGCCTGTCTTATATACTTTCGCATGCGGAAGATGAAATCATTTCTAAGCATAGTGTATCGCAGGTGCTTTGGGGTGAAAAAAGCCCTTTCACCAGTGATGCCAGCCTGACACAGGCCTTATATTTAATCAGGCGGGATCTTAAAACAATTGGCATCGATGACTTATTTCTGACCGTTCCAAAGTTGGGGGTTGCAGTCAATAAAGAGTCCTTAATTGAAGTTCTCTGCGACAAGCCAGGTAAAACCCGGTTCAAAAAAACCCTATCTTATATTATTTTTATTGCTGTTTTTATGCTGATGACCGCAGGACTTGCTGTGTTTACTTAG
- a CDS encoding LysR family transcriptional regulator, with protein MTGSKTKEFDYNLIKTMNEVIVSGNLSRAATNLNISVSAVSSSLKKLRQHFGGDLFYRTVNGLKPTSAALEIHHSFSKAIFIIENVVRNKEVMHPGNSTLKVICPDILEPYFIIEKNENIEFSSYGNSDHDDVIQRFLHKNIDILVSNTFLHHEKVVTKKLTVLDDFVVVCSAHSMLTTQQAFTLTHYFTYPHACYCHPLLGPAKTPFGGQIYIDTPFPGKIRTAYISSTINGLINALEHSDMLAILPRKIAHYFIHHRQYHLAEFELPAEIKIICPPLYVNYLLDETRDKPISEIIKWNI; from the coding sequence ATGACTGGCAGCAAAACAAAAGAGTTTGATTATAATTTGATCAAAACAATGAACGAAGTCATCGTCTCAGGAAACTTGTCCAGGGCCGCGACTAATCTCAATATTTCCGTTTCTGCCGTGAGCTCATCGCTTAAAAAATTAAGGCAACATTTTGGTGGCGATCTGTTCTACCGCACGGTAAATGGCCTTAAACCCACCAGTGCAGCACTTGAGATCCATCATTCCTTTTCAAAGGCAATTTTCATTATTGAGAATGTGGTCAGAAATAAAGAAGTGATGCACCCGGGAAATTCAACGCTGAAGGTAATATGTCCGGATATTCTGGAACCTTACTTTATTATTGAAAAAAATGAAAATATTGAATTCTCAAGTTATGGTAACAGCGACCATGATGACGTGATTCAACGTTTTTTGCATAAGAATATTGATATCCTCGTCAGTAATACGTTTTTGCATCATGAAAAGGTGGTGACTAAAAAATTGACCGTGCTGGATGATTTTGTGGTGGTTTGTAGCGCACACAGTATGCTGACCACTCAACAGGCATTTACGTTAACGCACTATTTCACCTATCCTCACGCCTGCTATTGCCATCCGCTTCTAGGGCCTGCGAAAACGCCTTTCGGCGGCCAGATTTATATCGACACTCCTTTCCCTGGCAAAATCAGAACGGCCTATATTTCATCAACCATTAACGGGCTGATTAATGCACTGGAGCACAGTGATATGCTGGCGATCTTACCGCGGAAAATCGCACATTATTTTATTCATCATCGCCAGTATCATCTTGCTGAATTTGAGTTACCTGCCGAAATAAAGATTATTTGTCCTCCGCTATATGTTAACTATCTACTCGACGAGACGAGAGATAAACCGATTAGCGAAATCATCAAGTGGAATATCTAG
- a CDS encoding phage holin family protein — MSVTEGANNILLMNHEIIFSILLMSAWGGIVRYIMLRVNYSFMQDIINCIMQIIVSCFCGAMLSIILINRSINDNRVLILAGLGGVFSGPILNVLGKKLADWVENTPPRNR, encoded by the coding sequence ATGAGCGTAACAGAAGGTGCCAATAATATATTGTTGATGAATCATGAAATAATATTTTCCATTTTACTGATGTCAGCCTGGGGGGGCATTGTTCGGTACATCATGCTGAGAGTAAACTACAGTTTCATGCAGGATATTATTAACTGTATTATGCAGATAATCGTTTCCTGCTTCTGCGGAGCGATGCTGAGTATTATTCTTATCAACAGAAGTATCAATGATAATAGAGTATTGATTCTTGCCGGGTTAGGAGGCGTTTTTTCTGGACCCATTCTGAATGTTTTAGGAAAGAAACTTGCTGACTGGGTTGAAAACACTCCGCCAAGAAATAGATAG